One part of the Desulfovibrio aminophilus DSM 12254 genome encodes these proteins:
- the carB gene encoding carbamoyl-phosphate synthase large subunit: MPKRTDLKKIMLIGSGPIVIGQACEFDYSGTQALKALKEEGYEVVLVNSNPATIMTDPELADRTYIEPIEPETVAKIIEKERPDAILPTLGGQTGLNTAVALAESGVLDLFGVELIGASLPVIKKAESRELFRQAMENIGLKVPQSGIARTMDEVRLWGQKLPFPIIIRPAFTLAGTGGGVAYNMEDLEAIAAQGLAASMKHEVMLEESVLGWKEFELEVMRDKKDNCVIICSIENLDPMGVHTGDSITVAPSQTLTDQEYQLMRDASLAIMREIGVETGGSNVQFALNPANGDMVVIEMNPRVSRSSALASKATGFPIAKIAAKLAVGYTLDEIPNDITRETMASFEPAIDYCVIKIPRFTFEKFPGSEDYLTTAMKSVGETMAIGRTFKEAMQKGLRSLEIGVPGLGKNFEPNGLDKAGIMASLRKPNSKRLFAVRHAMLAGLSEEEIFKATSIDPWFLRQIRDVLDFEAELKRFGCAGHVDAGNAELPAVLRKAKEYGYSDRQLATLWKKSEDEIRALRKSLDILPTYYLVDTCAAEFEAYTPYYYSTYESGREVTPSEGRKVVILGGGPNRIGQGIEFDYCCCHSSFALREMGIKSIMVNSNPETVSTDYDTSDRLYFEPLTYEDVLNIIDFEQPDGVIVQFGGQTPLNLAVPLLNAGVKILGTSPDSIDRAEDRERFKQLLQKLGLKQPRNATVQSLEQGKVAAAEIGFPLVVRPSYVLGGRGMEIVYSMDEFEEFFKQVAVLSPEHPILLDKFLESAIEVDVDALSDGTDTYVGGVMEHIEEAGIHSGDSACVLPPHTIPAHLVAEIERQTEALARELNVVGLMNIQYAIKDGEIYILEVNPRASRTSPFVSKATGVPLAKLATRVMLGEKVKDLDPWSMRKSGYVSVKESVFPFNRFPGVDVLLGPEMRSTGEVMGIDQGVGLAFMKAQLASGQRLPSEGCVFISVNDRDKAAIVPVAKTFKDLGFKIMATAGTGIYLNEHGVETETIFKVFEGRPNVVDHIKNKAINLLINTPSGRRTVHDSKKLRQAALLYGVPYTTTVTGARAMAQAIGEVRGSGLKVRCMQDHYGLKRG; this comes from the coding sequence ATGCCTAAGCGTACGGACCTGAAGAAGATCATGCTCATCGGCTCGGGGCCCATCGTCATCGGCCAGGCCTGCGAGTTCGACTACTCCGGCACCCAAGCCCTCAAGGCCTTGAAGGAAGAGGGCTACGAGGTGGTCCTCGTCAACTCCAATCCGGCCACCATCATGACCGACCCGGAGCTGGCCGACCGCACCTACATCGAGCCCATCGAGCCCGAGACCGTGGCCAAGATCATCGAGAAGGAGCGGCCCGACGCCATCCTGCCCACCCTGGGCGGTCAGACCGGCCTGAACACGGCCGTTGCCCTGGCCGAGTCCGGCGTTCTGGACCTCTTCGGCGTGGAACTCATCGGCGCCTCCCTGCCGGTGATCAAGAAGGCCGAGAGCCGCGAATTGTTTCGCCAGGCCATGGAGAACATCGGGCTCAAGGTGCCGCAGAGCGGCATCGCCCGGACCATGGACGAGGTGCGCCTCTGGGGTCAGAAGCTGCCCTTCCCGATCATCATCCGTCCGGCCTTCACCCTGGCCGGAACCGGCGGCGGCGTGGCCTACAACATGGAAGATCTGGAGGCCATCGCGGCCCAGGGACTGGCCGCGTCCATGAAGCACGAGGTCATGCTCGAGGAATCCGTGCTCGGCTGGAAGGAGTTCGAGTTGGAGGTGATGCGCGACAAGAAGGACAACTGCGTCATCATCTGCTCCATCGAGAACCTTGACCCCATGGGCGTGCATACCGGCGACTCCATCACCGTGGCTCCCTCCCAGACCCTCACGGACCAGGAATACCAGCTCATGCGCGACGCCTCCCTGGCGATCATGCGTGAGATCGGCGTGGAGACCGGCGGCTCCAATGTGCAGTTCGCCCTCAACCCGGCCAACGGCGACATGGTGGTCATCGAGATGAATCCGCGCGTGTCGCGGTCCTCGGCCCTGGCCTCCAAGGCCACCGGTTTCCCCATCGCCAAGATCGCGGCCAAACTGGCCGTGGGCTATACCCTGGATGAGATTCCCAACGACATCACGCGTGAGACCATGGCCTCCTTCGAGCCCGCCATCGACTACTGCGTGATCAAGATTCCACGCTTCACCTTCGAGAAGTTCCCGGGCTCCGAGGACTACCTGACCACGGCCATGAAGAGCGTGGGCGAGACCATGGCCATCGGCCGGACCTTCAAGGAGGCCATGCAGAAGGGCCTGCGCTCCTTGGAGATCGGCGTGCCGGGCCTGGGCAAGAATTTCGAGCCCAACGGCCTGGACAAGGCCGGGATCATGGCCAGCCTGCGCAAGCCCAATTCCAAGCGGCTCTTCGCCGTGCGTCACGCCATGCTGGCGGGCCTCTCCGAGGAGGAGATATTCAAGGCCACCTCCATCGACCCCTGGTTCCTGCGACAGATCCGGGACGTGCTGGACTTCGAGGCCGAACTCAAACGGTTCGGTTGCGCCGGACATGTGGACGCGGGCAACGCAGAACTCCCGGCCGTGTTGCGCAAGGCCAAGGAGTACGGCTACTCCGACCGCCAGCTGGCCACCCTCTGGAAGAAGAGCGAGGATGAGATCAGGGCCCTGCGCAAGTCCCTGGACATCCTGCCCACCTACTACCTGGTGGACACCTGCGCCGCGGAGTTCGAGGCCTATACGCCGTACTACTATTCCACCTACGAGTCCGGCCGCGAGGTCACGCCCAGCGAAGGCAGGAAGGTGGTCATCCTCGGCGGCGGCCCCAACCGCATCGGCCAGGGCATCGAATTCGACTACTGCTGCTGCCACTCATCCTTCGCTCTGCGCGAGATGGGGATCAAGTCCATCATGGTCAACTCCAACCCGGAGACCGTGAGCACGGACTACGACACCTCGGACCGGCTCTACTTCGAGCCCTTGACCTACGAGGACGTGCTGAACATCATCGACTTCGAGCAGCCCGACGGGGTCATCGTCCAGTTCGGCGGCCAAACCCCGTTGAACCTTGCCGTGCCGCTGCTCAACGCCGGGGTGAAGATCCTCGGCACCTCGCCGGACAGCATCGACCGCGCCGAGGATCGCGAACGCTTCAAGCAGCTCCTCCAGAAGCTTGGGCTCAAACAGCCGCGCAACGCCACGGTGCAGTCTTTGGAGCAGGGCAAGGTCGCGGCGGCCGAGATCGGCTTTCCCCTGGTCGTGCGCCCGTCCTACGTGTTGGGCGGCCGGGGCATGGAGATCGTCTACTCCATGGATGAGTTCGAGGAGTTTTTCAAGCAGGTTGCGGTGCTCTCGCCCGAGCACCCCATTCTTCTGGACAAGTTCCTGGAGAGCGCCATCGAGGTGGACGTGGACGCCCTGTCCGACGGCACGGACACCTATGTGGGCGGGGTCATGGAGCACATCGAGGAGGCCGGCATCCACTCCGGCGATTCGGCCTGCGTCCTGCCGCCGCATACCATCCCGGCCCATCTGGTGGCCGAGATCGAGCGTCAGACCGAGGCCCTGGCACGTGAACTGAACGTGGTCGGCCTGATGAACATCCAGTACGCCATCAAGGACGGCGAGATCTACATTCTGGAAGTGAACCCCCGGGCCTCGAGAACCTCGCCCTTCGTCTCCAAGGCCACGGGCGTGCCCCTGGCCAAGCTGGCCACTCGGGTCATGCTCGGGGAGAAGGTCAAGGATCTGGACCCCTGGAGCATGCGCAAGTCCGGCTATGTCTCGGTCAAGGAATCGGTCTTCCCCTTCAACCGCTTTCCCGGGGTCGACGTGCTCCTGGGGCCCGAGATGCGCTCCACCGGCGAGGTCATGGGCATCGACCAGGGCGTCGGCCTGGCCTTCATGAAGGCCCAACTGGCCTCGGGGCAGCGCTTGCCGAGCGAGGGGTGCGTGTTCATCTCCGTGAACGACCGGGACAAGGCGGCCATCGTGCCCGTGGCCAAGACGTTCAAGGATCTTGGCTTCAAGATCATGGCCACGGCCGGGACCGGCATCTATCTCAACGAGCACGGGGTGGAGACCGAGACCATCTTCAAGGTCTTCGAGGGACGCCCCAACGTGGTGGACCACATCAAGAACAAGGCCATCAATCTCCTGATCAACACGCCCTCGGGCAGGCGCACGGTGCACGACTCCAAGAAACTCCGGCAGGCTGCGTTGCTCTACGGCGTTCCCTACACCACCACCGTCACGGGCGCCCGGGCCATGGCCCAGGCCATCGGCGAAGTGCGGGGCAGCGGCCTCAAGGTGCGCTGCATGCAGGACCATTACGGCCTGAAACGGGGCTGA
- the purF gene encoding amidophosphoribosyltransferase gives MKKEYCGLFGIYGHPEAARMTYFGLYALQHRGQESAGIVSWDGTKLREQRGMGLVAEVFNERHLGKELKGNVAMGHIRYSTTGVSLLRNAQPFMVRFGDYRLAVGHNGNLVNTFELRRELEAQGSIFQTTMDTEVFVHLIAKNMNGSTLEEAVIKACQKIKGAYSLLIMANDKLIAVRDPNGFRPLALGRLGTSYCFASETCAFDLVEAEYLRSVEPGEMVVIQGNHMQSYRIAEPGRTSQCIFELIYFARPDSLVFDEVVYERRKEMGKILALEAPVEADYVMPFPDSGSYAALGYAQASGLPLEFAMIRNHYVGRTFIQPSQNMRDFGVRVKLNPVRSMIAGKRILIVEDSIVRGTTIRTRVKKLRELGAREIHMRVACPTIKFPCFYGIDFSSKGELIAANTPVADIARFIGLDSLHYLSIEGLLSSVKSRDSYCLACFNGDYPVALPDHLGKMCLEDQAAPGIIKQFC, from the coding sequence ATGAAGAAGGAATACTGCGGTCTCTTCGGCATTTATGGCCATCCCGAGGCCGCGCGCATGACCTATTTCGGCCTCTACGCCCTCCAGCACCGGGGGCAGGAGTCGGCGGGCATCGTCTCCTGGGACGGGACCAAGCTCCGCGAACAGCGGGGAATGGGCCTGGTTGCCGAGGTCTTCAACGAGCGGCACCTGGGCAAGGAACTCAAGGGCAATGTGGCCATGGGCCACATCCGCTACTCCACCACGGGCGTCTCGCTGCTGCGCAACGCCCAGCCCTTCATGGTCCGCTTCGGCGACTACCGTTTGGCCGTGGGGCACAACGGCAACCTCGTGAACACCTTCGAGCTGCGCCGTGAACTGGAAGCCCAGGGGTCCATCTTCCAGACCACCATGGACACCGAGGTCTTCGTCCACCTCATCGCCAAGAACATGAACGGCTCCACTCTGGAGGAGGCCGTCATCAAGGCCTGCCAGAAGATCAAGGGCGCATACTCCTTGCTCATCATGGCCAACGACAAGCTCATCGCCGTGCGCGATCCGAACGGCTTTCGGCCCCTGGCCCTGGGCCGTCTCGGCACGAGTTACTGTTTCGCCTCCGAGACGTGCGCCTTCGACCTCGTGGAGGCCGAATATCTGCGTTCCGTGGAGCCCGGCGAAATGGTCGTGATCCAGGGCAACCATATGCAGAGCTACCGCATCGCCGAGCCCGGACGCACGAGCCAGTGCATCTTCGAACTCATCTACTTCGCCCGGCCCGACTCCCTGGTCTTCGACGAGGTGGTCTACGAGCGCCGCAAGGAGATGGGCAAGATTCTGGCCCTGGAAGCCCCGGTGGAGGCTGACTACGTCATGCCCTTCCCGGACTCCGGTTCCTACGCCGCCCTGGGCTACGCCCAGGCCTCCGGTCTGCCGTTGGAATTCGCCATGATCCGCAACCACTACGTGGGGCGCACCTTCATCCAGCCCTCCCAGAACATGCGCGACTTCGGGGTGCGGGTGAAGCTCAATCCCGTGCGGAGCATGATCGCGGGCAAGCGCATCCTCATCGTCGAGGACTCCATCGTGCGCGGCACGACCATCCGCACCCGCGTGAAGAAGCTGCGGGAACTGGGAGCGCGGGAGATCCACATGCGGGTCGCCTGTCCGACCATCAAGTTCCCCTGCTTCTACGGCATCGATTTTTCCTCCAAGGGCGAACTCATCGCGGCCAATACGCCGGTGGCCGACATCGCCCGCTTCATCGGTCTGGACTCCCTGCACTACCTCTCCATCGAGGGACTTCTCTCCTCGGTGAAGAGCAGGGATTCCTACTGCCTGGCCTGCTTCAACGGGGACTATCCCGTGGCGTTGCCGGACCACCTCGGCAAGATGTGCCTGGAGGATCAGGCCGCTCCCGGCATCATCAAGCAGTTCTGCTAG